The following proteins are co-located in the uncultured Tolumonas sp. genome:
- a CDS encoding 6-phospho-alpha-glucosidase: MKKYSVLVAGGGSTFTPGIVLMLLDNLDKFPIKELKFYDNDAARQEIIGKACAVLIKERAPEVVFSYTTDPREAFSGVDFVMAHIRVGKYPMRELDEKIPLKYGVVGQETCGPGGIAYGMRSIGGVLELVDYMEKYSPNAWMLNYSNPAAIVAEATRSMRPNSKILNICDMPVGIEVRMAEILGLASRKEMTVKYYGLNHFGWYSDIRDQAGNDLIPKLKEHVAKHGYVVHKDIDSQHVEPSWNDTFAKAKDVYALDTNTLPNTYLKYYLFPDYVVEHSNKEYTRANEVMDGREKHVFGECRKIAEQGSSAGASLHIDEHASYIVDLARAIAYNTKERMLLIVPNQGSVTNFDPTAMVEIPCLVGNTGPEPMQIGKIPQFQLGLMNQQVAVEKLVVEAWMEKSYAKLWQAITLSKTVPSASVAKAILDDLITANKDYWPELH; encoded by the coding sequence ATGAAAAAGTATTCTGTATTAGTTGCTGGTGGTGGTAGTACTTTTACGCCTGGTATCGTTTTAATGTTGTTAGATAATCTGGATAAATTTCCGATTAAAGAACTGAAATTTTATGACAATGATGCAGCGCGTCAGGAAATTATCGGTAAAGCGTGTGCTGTATTAATTAAAGAACGTGCGCCGGAAGTGGTCTTCTCTTATACCACTGATCCGCGTGAAGCATTCAGCGGTGTGGATTTCGTAATGGCGCATATTCGTGTTGGTAAATATCCGATGCGTGAATTGGATGAAAAGATCCCATTGAAATACGGTGTTGTGGGTCAGGAAACTTGTGGCCCAGGCGGTATCGCTTACGGTATGCGCTCTATCGGTGGTGTGCTGGAGTTGGTCGATTACATGGAGAAATATTCTCCGAACGCCTGGATGCTCAACTATTCGAACCCTGCCGCGATCGTGGCGGAAGCTACCCGTAGTATGCGTCCTAACTCTAAGATCTTGAACATCTGTGACATGCCAGTGGGCATTGAAGTGCGAATGGCGGAAATTCTGGGTCTGGCATCACGTAAAGAAATGACGGTGAAATATTACGGTCTGAATCACTTCGGCTGGTACAGCGACATTCGTGACCAAGCGGGCAATGATCTGATACCTAAGCTGAAAGAGCATGTTGCGAAACACGGTTACGTGGTACATAAAGACATTGATTCTCAGCATGTAGAGCCAAGCTGGAATGATACCTTTGCCAAGGCAAAAGATGTCTATGCATTAGATACCAATACCTTACCAAATACATACCTGAAATATTACCTGTTCCCTGACTATGTGGTGGAGCATTCTAATAAAGAATACACCCGTGCTAACGAAGTCATGGATGGTCGTGAAAAACATGTGTTTGGTGAATGCCGTAAAATTGCTGAACAAGGTTCATCCGCCGGTGCTTCTTTGCATATCGATGAACATGCGTCTTACATTGTGGATTTGGCGCGAGCGATTGCTTATAACACCAAAGAACGCATGCTGTTGATCGTGCCAAATCAAGGCTCTGTCACTAACTTCGACCCGACGGCGATGGTGGAAATTCCATGTTTGGTTGGTAATACCGGACCAGAACCAATGCAAATTGGCAAGATCCCACAATTCCAGCTTGGTTTAATGAATCAACAGGTTGCGGTAGAAAAACTGGTGGTTGAGGCATGGATGGAAAAATCTTACGCCAAACTGTGGCAAGCCATCACGTTGTCGAAAACTGTGCCAAGCGCCAGCGTGGCGAAAGCGATTTTGGATGATCTGATCACTGCTAACAAAGACTACTGGCCAGAGCTGCATTAA
- the nuoK gene encoding NADH-quinone oxidoreductase subunit NuoK, producing the protein MNGIPFEHGLIVAAILFSLGLCGLLLRRNLLFILMSIEVLMNASAVAFVVAGSRYGQVDGQIMYILVISLAAAEASIGLALLMRMYRRHHTLNVDAVKEMRG; encoded by the coding sequence ATGAATGGCATTCCCTTTGAGCATGGGCTGATTGTCGCAGCCATCCTGTTTTCGCTCGGTTTATGCGGTTTGTTACTCCGTCGCAATCTGCTGTTTATTCTGATGAGCATCGAAGTATTGATGAACGCCTCTGCGGTGGCCTTTGTGGTCGCAGGTAGTCGTTACGGTCAGGTAGACGGACAAATCATGTACATTCTGGTCATCAGCCTTGCGGCCGCCGAAGCCAGTATTGGTCTGGCGCTGTTGATGAGAATGTACCGTCGTCACCACACGCTGAATGTCGATGCGGTTAAGGAGATGCGCGGATGA
- the nuoM gene encoding NADH-quinone oxidoreductase subunit M yields the protein MSLLWLILLPFIGGFLCWLVEFTHKGTNIPRWIALVTMSLQLLLSLSLWQSHDFSLVLPGQGNWTLDYQLPWIPRFGISVHLAMDGISLLMVSLTGLLGILAVVCSWNEIQDRVGFFHLNLLWILGGVIGVFLSLDLFLFFFFWEMMLVPMYFLIALWGHSGSDGRTRIYAATKFFLYTQASGLLMLLSILALVFIHYRATGVFSFDYTQLLNTRMAPEVEFMLMLGFFIAFAVKMPLVPLHGWLPDAHSQAPTAGSVDLAGILLKTAAYGLLRFGIPLFPHASADFAPIAMTLGLIGIIYGAVLAFSQTDIKRLVAYTSVSHMGFVVIALYAGTATAIQGAVVQMVAHGLSAAGLFIMCGQLYERLHTRDLREMGGLWHRLRYLPGIMLFFSVASLGLPGTGNFVGEFMILLGSFPSVPTIVIVATIGLVLASVYSLVMLQRACFGQGKVNTPLRGLNLREFGILLLLVALLVGLGVYPQPVLDVSGMTGTLLQPDSALAVTGQP from the coding sequence GTGAGTTTACTCTGGTTAATATTGTTACCGTTTATTGGCGGCTTCCTCTGCTGGTTAGTTGAATTCACCCACAAAGGAACCAACATTCCACGCTGGATTGCACTGGTGACCATGTCACTGCAACTGCTGTTATCGCTCAGTTTGTGGCAATCGCATGATTTTTCATTAGTGCTGCCCGGCCAAGGCAACTGGACGCTCGATTACCAACTGCCGTGGATCCCCCGCTTTGGTATTTCCGTTCATTTAGCCATGGATGGGATTTCCCTGCTGATGGTGTCACTGACCGGTTTGCTGGGTATTTTGGCGGTCGTCTGCTCTTGGAATGAAATTCAGGATCGTGTCGGTTTCTTCCACCTGAACCTGTTGTGGATCTTAGGTGGTGTGATTGGCGTGTTCTTGTCTCTGGATCTGTTCCTGTTTTTCTTCTTCTGGGAAATGATGCTGGTGCCGATGTACTTCCTGATCGCCCTGTGGGGACACAGTGGTTCTGATGGTCGTACCCGTATTTACGCGGCAACTAAATTTTTCCTGTACACCCAGGCTAGTGGCTTGCTGATGCTGCTCTCTATTCTGGCATTAGTCTTTATCCACTATCGGGCAACTGGCGTGTTCTCTTTCGACTACACGCAACTGCTGAACACCCGCATGGCGCCGGAAGTGGAATTTATGCTGATGCTGGGTTTCTTCATCGCCTTTGCAGTGAAGATGCCACTAGTACCGTTGCATGGCTGGTTACCTGACGCACACAGTCAGGCGCCAACAGCGGGTTCTGTTGACTTAGCCGGGATCTTGCTGAAAACCGCTGCCTACGGGTTGTTACGTTTCGGTATTCCGCTATTCCCACATGCCTCAGCTGATTTTGCCCCCATTGCTATGACACTGGGTTTAATTGGTATCATTTATGGTGCTGTATTGGCGTTTAGCCAAACGGATATCAAACGCCTGGTCGCTTACACCAGCGTCTCGCATATGGGATTTGTGGTTATCGCGCTGTATGCCGGCACTGCAACCGCCATTCAGGGTGCGGTGGTACAAATGGTGGCACATGGCTTATCAGCGGCTGGCTTATTCATCATGTGCGGACAATTGTATGAACGCCTGCACACCCGTGACCTACGTGAAATGGGTGGCTTATGGCATCGTCTGCGCTATCTGCCGGGCATCATGTTGTTTTTCTCGGTCGCATCACTGGGCTTACCGGGCACCGGTAATTTTGTCGGTGAATTCATGATCTTGTTAGGCAGTTTCCCATCGGTACCAACGATTGTCATTGTAGCGACCATTGGTTTGGTGCTGGCATCCGTCTATTCCTTGGTGATGCTACAACGTGCTTGTTTTGGACAAGGTAAAGTAAATACCCCACTCCGCGGTTTAAATCTGCGTGAATTTGGTATTTTGCTGTTGTTAGTTGCCTTGCTGGTTGGCCTTGGCGTTTATCCACAGCCCGTGCTGGATGTCAGTGGCATGACGGGAACACTGTTACAACCTGACAGTGCACTTGCCGTTACCGGTCAGCCTTAG
- the nuoH gene encoding NADH-quinone oxidoreductase subunit NuoH, translated as MSAEFLDLLIAVGKALIVLLVVVGLGSFMSFIERRLLGLWQDRYGPNRVGPFGIFQLVADMIKMFFKEDWIPPFADRLIFVLAPMIAFCSFLIAFAIVPVTPTWGVADLNIGILFFFCMAGLAVYAVLFAGWSSNNKYSLLGSLRASAQTLSYEVFLGLSLMGIVAQTGSFNMRDIVEAQSHVWNIIPQFFGFVTFAFAGVAVTHRHPFDQPEAEQELADGYHIEYAGMKWGLFFVGEYIGIVLISALLVTLFFGGWHGPWLPPIVWFALKTGFFMMLFILLRASLPRPRYDQVMSFGWKICLPLTLLNLLVTGAMVLLAQ; from the coding sequence ATATCTGCAGAGTTTCTCGATCTGCTCATAGCAGTCGGAAAAGCCCTGATAGTGCTGCTGGTGGTGGTCGGTTTAGGCTCATTTATGAGTTTTATCGAACGCCGCTTGCTTGGCCTTTGGCAAGATCGTTATGGCCCGAACCGGGTTGGCCCATTTGGTATATTCCAGCTCGTTGCCGACATGATCAAAATGTTCTTCAAAGAGGATTGGATCCCGCCATTTGCAGACCGTTTGATCTTTGTTCTGGCGCCGATGATTGCGTTCTGTTCATTCCTGATCGCCTTTGCGATTGTGCCGGTCACACCGACCTGGGGTGTTGCAGATCTCAATATCGGGATCTTGTTTTTCTTTTGTATGGCAGGTCTGGCGGTGTATGCGGTGCTGTTTGCTGGTTGGTCGAGTAATAACAAATACTCGCTACTCGGTAGTCTGCGCGCCTCAGCACAAACACTGAGTTATGAAGTGTTTCTGGGGCTGTCACTGATGGGGATCGTCGCGCAAACCGGTTCGTTCAACATGCGCGATATCGTCGAAGCACAGAGTCATGTCTGGAACATTATTCCGCAATTCTTTGGTTTTGTGACTTTCGCTTTTGCGGGTGTAGCGGTAACGCATCGTCATCCATTTGACCAACCGGAAGCGGAACAAGAATTGGCCGATGGTTATCACATCGAATATGCCGGGATGAAATGGGGTTTGTTCTTCGTGGGTGAATATATCGGCATTGTGCTGATTTCCGCCCTGCTAGTAACCCTGTTTTTCGGCGGCTGGCATGGCCCTTGGTTGCCACCAATCGTCTGGTTTGCCCTGAAAACCGGCTTTTTCATGATGTTATTTATTTTGTTGAGAGCATCGCTACCACGCCCGCGTTATGACCAGGTAATGTCATTCGGCTGGAAAATTTGCCTGCCACTAACGCTGCTGAATTTGTTGGTAACAGGTGCCATGGTGTTGTTGGCGCAGTGA
- the nuoJ gene encoding NADH-quinone oxidoreductase subunit J, with amino-acid sequence MELAFYGSSVVAILATLGVITGTNPMHALLYLIVSLIAVGMIFFSLGASFVGAMQIIVYAGAIMVLFVFVVMMLNLGTAQEQERQWMKPMTWVGPLLLSAGQMAVFYLALHGIEGTILGEPITAKQVGVGLYGPYVLAVELASLLLLAGLVAAYHLGRETRRGDIISTRNEEDDA; translated from the coding sequence ATGGAACTCGCGTTTTATGGATCGTCGGTAGTCGCCATATTGGCTACCCTCGGGGTCATCACCGGAACCAATCCGATGCATGCCCTGTTATATCTGATCGTGTCGCTGATTGCGGTCGGCATGATTTTCTTCAGCCTCGGTGCCAGTTTTGTTGGTGCTATGCAAATCATCGTTTATGCCGGTGCCATCATGGTGCTGTTTGTGTTCGTGGTGATGATGCTGAACTTAGGCACCGCGCAAGAACAAGAGCGGCAATGGATGAAACCCATGACCTGGGTTGGCCCGCTGCTGTTAAGTGCTGGCCAGATGGCGGTATTTTATCTGGCATTACACGGTATCGAAGGCACCATTCTCGGTGAACCAATTACCGCCAAGCAGGTCGGTGTTGGTTTATACGGCCCGTATGTACTGGCGGTAGAACTGGCGTCTTTGTTACTGCTGGCAGGTCTGGTTGCCGCTTATCACTTAGGTCGTGAAACCCGCCGTGGAGACATTATCTCCACCCGTAACGAGGAGGATGACGCATGA
- the nuoI gene encoding NADH-quinone oxidoreductase subunit NuoI, protein MKIKHIVNGVGTQLRSLAMVFSHAFRPRDTLCYPEEKVPLAPRYRGRIVLTRDPDGDERCVACNLCAVACPVSCISLQKAERVDGRWYPEFFRINFSRCIFCGLCEEACPTTAIQLTPDFEMGEFRRQDMVYEKEDLLISGPGKYPDYNFYRVSGMAIDGKPKGSAQKEAAPIDVKSILP, encoded by the coding sequence GTGAAAATAAAACATATAGTAAATGGAGTCGGAACTCAGCTACGCAGTCTGGCCATGGTGTTCTCACATGCCTTCCGCCCGCGTGACACGCTTTGTTATCCCGAGGAAAAGGTACCTTTAGCACCGCGCTATCGTGGCCGTATCGTGCTGACCCGCGACCCTGATGGGGATGAACGTTGTGTGGCCTGTAACTTGTGTGCAGTTGCCTGCCCCGTCAGTTGTATTTCATTACAGAAAGCTGAACGGGTTGATGGACGTTGGTATCCGGAATTTTTCCGTATCAACTTCTCGCGCTGCATCTTTTGTGGCCTCTGTGAAGAAGCGTGCCCAACTACGGCGATTCAGCTTACCCCTGATTTTGAAATGGGCGAATTCCGTCGTCAGGATATGGTGTATGAAAAAGAAGATTTGTTGATCAGCGGCCCCGGTAAATATCCGGATTATAACTTCTACCGTGTCAGTGGTATGGCTATTGATGGCAAGCCGAAAGGCAGTGCTCAGAAAGAAGCTGCACCCATTGATGTGAAGAGCATTCTGCCTTAA
- the nuoN gene encoding NADH-quinone oxidoreductase subunit NuoN translates to MFNFAQLIAELPLLLTALTAIAVMLSIAWQRNHRQVFLITVIGLNAALVSLFFANHSTPATVTQLLIVDSYSLFYTALIIIGSLATVTLARAWLKKFPDNREEFYLLLLLASSGAIVMAQAHHLAALFIGIELMSLPLFGLVGYAFRQRRSLEAAVKYMVLSASATAFLLFGIALIYAQCGSLDITTIGAQLSKLPSTETAHVTLLIVGLGMMVIGFGFKLSLVPFHLWTPDVYQGAPAPVTTYLATVSKIAVFAVLLRLFYTIPATDSFFYQLLGGLAFVSIVIGNLLALLQSNLKRLLGFSSTAHFGYLLVALIACRLGTLSFEAVALYLVMYLLTSVGSFGVVSLMSSPYQDKDAEDLPAYRGLFWRRPVLTAAMTVMFLSLAGIPMTLGFIGKFYILAVGIQFHFWWLTGAVVFGSAVGLYYYLRVISILYLRTPGMPSRDASNDWALTTGGFMVLLSAILVVALGIYPQPLLDLLPLAQLATP, encoded by the coding sequence ATGTTTAACTTTGCACAATTGATTGCTGAACTACCGCTGCTGCTGACGGCACTAACAGCCATCGCCGTTATGCTGTCAATTGCCTGGCAGCGTAACCATCGTCAGGTTTTCCTGATTACCGTGATTGGGTTAAATGCGGCGTTAGTCAGCCTATTTTTCGCAAACCACTCAACACCAGCGACTGTAACGCAACTGTTGATTGTTGACTCTTATTCGTTGTTTTATACCGCATTGATCATTATTGGCTCACTGGCGACGGTAACACTGGCACGGGCCTGGTTGAAAAAATTCCCCGATAACCGGGAAGAGTTTTATCTATTGCTGTTGTTGGCATCCAGCGGTGCTATCGTTATGGCGCAAGCACATCATCTGGCTGCGCTGTTTATCGGTATCGAATTGATGTCGCTGCCACTATTTGGTCTGGTCGGTTACGCGTTCCGCCAGCGCCGTTCACTGGAAGCTGCGGTTAAATACATGGTGTTATCAGCCAGTGCAACCGCATTCCTGCTGTTCGGTATTGCCCTGATTTACGCACAATGCGGCAGTCTGGACATTACCACAATCGGCGCACAGCTATCCAAATTACCTTCCACCGAAACGGCCCACGTCACCTTGCTGATCGTTGGTTTGGGTATGATGGTAATTGGCTTTGGTTTTAAATTATCACTGGTGCCATTCCATCTATGGACTCCCGATGTCTACCAAGGCGCACCGGCTCCGGTGACCACCTATCTGGCTACTGTCAGTAAGATTGCCGTCTTTGCCGTGTTACTGCGTTTGTTCTATACCATTCCAGCGACTGATTCGTTCTTCTATCAGCTGTTGGGTGGTCTGGCGTTCGTTTCGATAGTCATTGGTAACTTACTGGCCCTGCTGCAAAGTAACCTGAAACGTCTGTTGGGTTTTTCATCCACCGCGCATTTCGGTTACTTGCTGGTTGCTCTGATTGCCTGCCGTCTTGGTACATTATCGTTCGAAGCCGTAGCGCTCTATCTGGTGATGTATCTGCTCACATCCGTTGGCAGTTTTGGGGTGGTGAGTCTGATGTCGAGCCCATACCAAGACAAAGATGCCGAAGATCTACCTGCTTATCGTGGTCTGTTTTGGCGTCGCCCGGTGTTAACAGCCGCGATGACGGTGATGTTCCTGTCACTGGCCGGTATTCCAATGACCTTAGGTTTTATCGGTAAGTTTTATATTCTGGCCGTTGGTATCCAGTTCCACTTCTGGTGGCTGACAGGTGCTGTGGTATTCGGTAGCGCTGTCGGGCTTTATTACTATCTGCGTGTGATCAGTATTCTGTATCTGCGTACCCCCGGCATGCCATCACGCGATGCCAGCAACGACTGGGCACTCACGACCGGTGGTTTTATGGTGCTGCTGTCCGCCATTTTGGTGGTCGCACTAGGTATCTACCCGCAACCGCTGCTCGACCTGTTGCCACTCGCTCAACTCGCCACACCGTAA
- the nuoL gene encoding NADH-quinone oxidoreductase subunit L, producing MNLLFLTCLFPFVGFLILAFSAGRLSENRAALVGVGSIGLSALTTLVVGMQFLQQATAGAIYNQTLWQWINTATLKVGLVLHLDGLSLTMLGVVTGVGFLIHLFASWYMRGEEGYSRFFAYTNLFITSMLFLVLADNLMFVYLGWEGVGLCSYLLIGFYYKDRNNIAAAMKAFIVTRVGDVFLAIGLFVLYREFGTLNIADVLALAPQKFASGDSILEFATLMLLGGAVGKSAQLPLQTWLADAMAGPTPVSALIHAATMVTAGVYLIARTHGLFLLAPDVLHLVGIVGAITLILSGFAALVQTDIKRILAYSTMSQIGYMFLALGVGAWGGAIFHLMTHAFFKALLFLSAGSVIIACHHEQNIFKMGGLRKSIPLVYAAFLIGGSALAALPFVTAGFFSKDEILFAAYQGGYSGLLLSGLVGAFLTSLYTFRLIFIVFHGESKLQAHPGHGLSHHLPLLVLMLLSTFVGALITPPLASVFPAVNESHDGKLLIELLSATIAIAGIALSAFLFLGERKLVSQLANSSIGKPLSGLWFNAWGFDWLYHHLFVMPYRAIAQLLQRDPLDRMIALCALVVGALNRLSVQMVTGNLRWYAASMSLGALVVLTLLLVY from the coding sequence ATGAATCTGTTATTCCTGACTTGTCTGTTCCCGTTTGTCGGTTTTCTGATCCTCGCGTTTTCTGCGGGTCGTCTGAGTGAAAATCGTGCGGCGTTGGTGGGTGTCGGTAGTATCGGGCTTTCCGCACTGACCACCCTCGTTGTCGGCATGCAATTCCTGCAACAAGCGACTGCAGGCGCGATTTACAACCAGACGCTTTGGCAATGGATCAACACCGCAACCCTGAAAGTAGGCTTAGTGCTGCATCTCGATGGTTTGTCACTGACCATGTTGGGTGTGGTTACCGGCGTTGGTTTCCTGATCCACCTGTTTGCATCGTGGTATATGCGCGGTGAAGAGGGTTACTCACGCTTCTTTGCTTACACCAATCTGTTCATCACCAGCATGCTGTTTTTGGTGCTGGCCGATAACCTGATGTTTGTCTATCTCGGTTGGGAAGGTGTAGGTCTGTGCAGTTACTTGCTGATCGGTTTTTATTATAAAGATCGCAATAACATTGCCGCGGCCATGAAAGCGTTTATCGTTACCCGTGTCGGTGACGTATTCCTCGCGATCGGTTTGTTTGTGCTTTACCGTGAATTTGGCACCTTAAACATCGCAGATGTATTAGCGCTGGCACCGCAAAAATTTGCTTCCGGTGATTCGATCCTGGAATTTGCCACGCTGATGTTACTCGGTGGTGCTGTCGGTAAATCAGCCCAGTTGCCATTACAAACTTGGTTGGCCGATGCGATGGCAGGCCCAACGCCGGTCTCTGCACTGATCCACGCGGCGACCATGGTGACAGCGGGTGTCTATCTGATTGCACGTACACATGGCTTGTTCCTGCTGGCACCGGATGTTTTACATTTGGTCGGCATTGTTGGTGCAATCACGTTGATACTGTCTGGTTTCGCCGCTCTGGTGCAGACCGATATCAAGCGTATTCTGGCTTACTCCACCATGAGTCAGATCGGGTACATGTTCCTCGCGTTAGGCGTGGGTGCCTGGGGTGGTGCAATATTCCACCTGATGACACATGCGTTTTTTAAAGCGTTGCTGTTCCTCTCGGCCGGCTCAGTAATTATTGCCTGCCATCATGAGCAAAACATTTTCAAAATGGGTGGGTTACGTAAATCTATTCCACTGGTGTATGCCGCGTTTTTGATTGGTGGTTCGGCACTGGCTGCCCTGCCCTTCGTTACCGCCGGTTTCTTCAGTAAAGACGAGATCTTGTTTGCCGCTTATCAGGGTGGTTATTCCGGTCTGTTATTGTCGGGTTTGGTGGGGGCATTTCTGACTTCACTGTATACCTTCCGTCTGATTTTTATCGTGTTCCACGGTGAAAGTAAACTGCAGGCACATCCGGGACATGGCCTCAGCCACCATTTACCGCTGTTGGTATTAATGCTGCTGTCTACCTTTGTCGGCGCGTTGATCACGCCGCCGCTGGCGAGTGTGTTCCCTGCGGTCAATGAAAGCCATGATGGAAAATTACTGATTGAATTGCTCTCAGCAACGATCGCCATCGCCGGTATTGCACTGTCGGCATTCTTGTTCCTGGGTGAGCGTAAACTGGTGAGTCAACTGGCTAATTCATCTATCGGCAAACCGCTAAGCGGGCTGTGGTTCAATGCCTGGGGTTTTGACTGGCTATATCATCACTTGTTTGTGATGCCATATCGGGCAATCGCACAACTGTTACAACGTGATCCGTTAGACCGAATGATAGCGCTTTGTGCTCTGGTTGTTGGTGCACTGAATCGTCTGAGTGTGCAAATGGTAACCGGAAATCTGCGCTGGTATGCCGCCAGCATGAGTCTGGGTGCGCTGGTCGTGTTGACTTTGTTGTTGGTGTACTAG
- a CDS encoding iron-containing alcohol dehydrogenase: protein MNNFSFRNPTRIHFGKGQIAKIKEEIPADARVLITYGGGSIKKNGVLAQVHAVLENITFFEFGGIEPNPHFETLMNAVELVKQEKITYLLAVGGGSVVDGTKFIAGAALYDGDPLEMVYTRAAKVKAALPLGCILTLPATGSEMNGNAVVTRWETKDKMGMFSELMRPAFSILDPETTYSLPARQVGNGVVDAMVHILEQYMTYPVNGKVQDYYAESLLKILMEDGPQALTDPMNYDVRANIMWAATQALNGTLNLGMPGDWSIHAIGHQITALYGLDHAQTLAIVLPAVWHYKKAQKKAKLLQYAEHVLGIQEANDDQCAMLAIEKTRAFFESMGVATRFSAYGLDATAIPAIVEKLRQHGRLKLGEHGDITPDDVTQLLQLAL, encoded by the coding sequence ATGAACAACTTTAGTTTTCGTAACCCAACCAGAATTCATTTTGGCAAAGGCCAAATCGCTAAAATCAAAGAGGAAATCCCGGCAGATGCTCGCGTGCTGATCACCTATGGCGGTGGCAGCATCAAAAAAAATGGTGTTTTAGCGCAAGTCCATGCGGTCTTAGAAAACATCACTTTTTTTGAGTTTGGTGGCATCGAACCTAATCCGCATTTTGAAACCTTGATGAACGCCGTTGAGCTGGTAAAACAAGAAAAAATTACCTATCTGCTGGCGGTTGGTGGCGGTTCAGTGGTGGATGGCACTAAATTTATTGCCGGAGCCGCCTTATATGATGGCGATCCGCTGGAAATGGTCTATACCCGTGCGGCAAAAGTTAAAGCCGCACTACCGCTGGGCTGCATCTTAACGCTCCCAGCCACCGGCTCAGAAATGAACGGCAATGCAGTTGTTACGCGGTGGGAAACCAAAGACAAAATGGGCATGTTTTCTGAGTTAATGCGTCCGGCGTTCTCCATACTGGATCCAGAAACCACTTACAGCCTGCCCGCGCGTCAGGTTGGCAACGGTGTTGTCGATGCGATGGTGCACATTTTAGAGCAATACATGACTTACCCGGTCAACGGTAAAGTGCAGGATTATTATGCCGAAAGCCTGTTGAAGATCCTGATGGAAGATGGCCCACAAGCACTGACCGATCCGATGAACTATGATGTGCGCGCCAATATCATGTGGGCGGCAACCCAAGCACTGAATGGTACGTTGAATCTGGGCATGCCTGGTGACTGGTCAATTCACGCCATTGGTCATCAAATCACCGCGCTGTATGGTTTGGATCATGCGCAAACCTTGGCGATCGTGTTACCGGCAGTTTGGCATTACAAAAAAGCGCAGAAAAAAGCGAAATTACTGCAATATGCCGAGCACGTATTAGGCATTCAAGAAGCTAATGATGACCAGTGTGCAATGTTAGCGATAGAAAAAACCCGCGCGTTTTTTGAATCAATGGGAGTAGCAACACGCTTCTCTGCGTATGGTCTGGACGCAACCGCCATTCCCGCTATCGTTGAAAAATTAAGACAGCATGGTCGTTTAAAACTGGGTGAACACGGCGATATTACACCGGATGATGTAACACAATTACTGCAGTTAGCCCTATAA
- a CDS encoding GntR family transcriptional regulator, giving the protein MLYKNIAKKLRFRINSDEFAIGDVLPTERQLMEEYQASRVSIRKAIDELVAIDLIEKKQGSGTYIKQKEVVHLMDQLRSGLESSQEIGQTITSDVLEFAIVYPDDEIANRLKMKTTDRVYYTKRLRKVNDRPQIIEESFMPVNLFPELTIRTLERSKFEYIEKTLGLVIEGSYQEFSPLIPDKEEERLLNLQGREPVLQITSLSNFQDGTIFDYSIMKFKASEYLHAMYIRRETQGPILSQKQGVTTERETILKSSAEETLKFYPVQ; this is encoded by the coding sequence GTGTTATATAAAAATATTGCTAAAAAGCTGCGGTTTCGCATCAATTCCGATGAATTTGCCATTGGCGATGTCTTGCCTACTGAACGACAACTGATGGAAGAATATCAAGCCAGTCGGGTGTCGATCCGCAAAGCCATTGATGAATTAGTTGCCATTGATCTGATTGAGAAAAAGCAGGGCAGCGGCACATACATCAAGCAAAAAGAAGTCGTGCATCTGATGGATCAACTGCGTAGTGGTTTGGAAAGTTCGCAGGAAATAGGACAAACCATCACCAGTGATGTTTTGGAATTCGCTATTGTGTATCCCGATGATGAAATTGCTAACCGCTTAAAAATGAAGACAACTGATCGTGTTTATTACACCAAGCGTCTGCGAAAAGTGAATGACCGCCCACAGATCATCGAAGAAAGTTTTATGCCGGTGAACTTATTTCCCGAGCTGACTATCCGCACCTTAGAACGCTCAAAATTCGAATACATTGAGAAAACCCTTGGTTTGGTTATCGAAGGTAGTTATCAGGAATTTTCTCCGCTAATCCCTGATAAAGAAGAAGAAAGGTTACTGAATCTGCAAGGCCGTGAACCGGTACTGCAAATCACTTCGCTCTCTAATTTCCAAGATGGCACGATTTTCGACTATAGCATCATGAAATTTAAGGCCAGCGAATATCTACATGCCATGTATATCCGTAGGGAAACACAAGGGCCGATCTTGTCACAGAAACAAGGGGTAACCACAGAACGCGAGACCATTCTGAAGTCGTCGGCCGAAGAAACACTTAAGTTTTATCCCGTACAATAG